From the Sphingomonas suaedae genome, one window contains:
- a CDS encoding PhoX family protein, with translation MTELTAHGFAYTDGDVDTNTSSNPSLNAMIQQRYSRRATLRSGAAAASAAVFGGAILAGCDSANADGDFFPVIVSVGSSGATSSGRVVTLTGNATDAGTITSSWTQISGPTVTLTGASSATATFIAPAVSGPTNLQFEYRATDNAGQTSVGTTTVAISPAALGFTSLAKNKNDIVTVPAGYTVTVLTRLGDPIASGAPAYKNDGTDTDFASRIGDHGDALYWYGLSASGARDDKSSTRGLLVQNHENLNVQYLHPNGPTSTGGVRPEAEAIKEIEAHGVSVTEIVEGANRAWTYVQNSTFNRRITPNTPMVINGPVRGSAMLRTPFSSDGTAGRGTINNCANGHSGWGTNLTCEENWAGYFRRSGDDALRTPREVTGLRRYGVTSSTGSYGWSTVVAADATDTRFRRWDARATAGGTAATDWRNEPNQFGWVVEIDPYDKTKAPRKRTALGRLGHEGAWLGNLASGKKVAVYLGDDSRGEYFYKFVSDAAWNPADAQAADRLAIGDKYLDAGTLHVAKFNADGTGVWVPLVFGSVPNRPATGSDAEYVFADQADILVHPRLAGDAVGATRMDRPEWTATNPVNGDIYLTLTNNNASVRPLGGTDAANPRHYNDPKGASNQYGNPNGHILRLRENASDPAATGFVWDIYLFGADSADADSDVNLSGLTASNDFSSPDGLWFSRPTNPGGQVKPLLWIQTDDGALTDRTNNQMLVAIPGTVGDGGSVTITNRGSGGATATQTTRRGAPATDATLKRFLVGPVGCEITGVDSTPDGRALFVGIQHPGEDGTAAAPDSSWPATQATGTAPAGTRPRSSVVVITKNDGGVVGL, from the coding sequence ATGACCGAACTGACCGCGCACGGCTTTGCCTACACCGACGGCGACGTCGATACCAATACCAGCAGCAACCCGTCGCTCAATGCGATGATCCAGCAACGCTATTCGCGCCGCGCGACGCTGCGCTCCGGCGCCGCGGCGGCATCGGCGGCTGTGTTCGGTGGCGCGATCCTGGCCGGCTGCGACAGCGCCAACGCCGACGGCGACTTCTTTCCGGTCATCGTCTCGGTCGGGTCGTCGGGCGCGACCAGCTCGGGCCGGGTCGTCACGCTGACCGGCAATGCCACCGATGCGGGCACGATCACCTCGTCCTGGACCCAGATTTCGGGACCCACGGTGACGTTGACTGGCGCGAGCAGCGCGACGGCCACATTCATCGCCCCGGCGGTCAGCGGTCCCACCAATCTGCAATTCGAATATCGCGCCACCGACAATGCCGGGCAGACGTCGGTCGGCACCACCACCGTCGCCATCTCGCCAGCCGCGCTTGGGTTCACTTCGCTCGCGAAGAACAAGAACGACATCGTTACGGTTCCGGCCGGCTACACCGTGACCGTGCTGACCCGTCTCGGCGATCCGATCGCTTCCGGCGCCCCGGCGTACAAGAATGACGGCACCGACACCGATTTCGCCAGCCGCATCGGCGATCATGGCGATGCGCTCTACTGGTACGGCCTGTCGGCCTCCGGTGCGCGCGACGACAAAAGCTCGACGCGCGGCCTGCTCGTCCAGAATCACGAAAACCTCAACGTCCAGTATCTCCATCCGAATGGCCCCACCAGCACGGGCGGCGTGCGTCCGGAAGCAGAGGCGATCAAGGAGATCGAAGCGCATGGCGTGTCGGTGACCGAAATCGTCGAAGGCGCAAACCGCGCCTGGACCTATGTCCAGAACTCGACCTTCAACCGCCGGATCACTCCGAACACGCCGATGGTCATCAACGGCCCGGTCCGTGGTTCGGCGATGCTGCGTACCCCCTTCTCGTCGGACGGCACTGCTGGCCGCGGAACGATCAACAATTGCGCCAACGGCCATAGCGGGTGGGGCACGAACCTGACCTGTGAGGAGAATTGGGCCGGATATTTCCGTCGCAGCGGCGACGACGCACTGCGCACCCCGCGTGAAGTCACCGGTTTGCGCCGCTATGGCGTCACCAGCAGCACCGGCAGCTATGGTTGGTCGACCGTCGTGGCCGCCGACGCGACCGACACCCGCTTCCGCCGCTGGGATGCGCGCGCGACCGCGGGTGGCACCGCCGCGACCGACTGGCGCAATGAGCCCAACCAGTTCGGCTGGGTGGTCGAGATCGACCCCTATGACAAGACGAAGGCCCCCCGCAAACGCACCGCGCTGGGCCGACTGGGACATGAGGGCGCGTGGCTCGGCAATCTAGCCTCGGGCAAGAAGGTCGCGGTTTATCTGGGCGATGACTCACGCGGCGAATATTTCTACAAATTCGTATCGGACGCCGCGTGGAACCCGGCCGATGCGCAGGCGGCGGATCGCCTCGCCATCGGCGACAAATATCTCGACGCTGGCACGCTCCATGTCGCGAAGTTCAACGCCGATGGCACGGGCGTGTGGGTGCCGCTGGTGTTCGGATCGGTCCCCAACCGCCCCGCGACCGGGTCCGACGCGGAATATGTCTTCGCTGATCAGGCCGACATTCTCGTCCACCCGCGCCTTGCTGGCGACGCGGTCGGCGCGACCCGGATGGATCGTCCCGAATGGACCGCGACCAACCCGGTGAACGGCGACATCTACCTGACGCTTACCAACAACAACGCATCGGTTCGCCCGCTGGGCGGCACCGACGCCGCGAACCCGCGCCACTATAACGACCCCAAGGGCGCGTCGAACCAGTATGGCAATCCGAACGGCCACATTCTGCGCCTGCGCGAGAATGCGTCCGATCCGGCAGCCACCGGCTTTGTCTGGGACATCTATCTGTTCGGCGCGGACTCTGCGGACGCGGACAGCGACGTCAATCTATCAGGCCTCACCGCGTCGAACGACTTCTCCAGCCCCGACGGCCTGTGGTTCTCCCGCCCGACCAACCCGGGCGGTCAGGTCAAGCCGCTACTGTGGATCCAGACCGACGATGGCGCGCTGACCGACCGCACCAACAACCAGATGCTCGTCGCCATTCCGGGAACGGTGGGCGATGGCGGATCGGTGACGATCACCAACCGCGGCTCGGGCGGCGCGACGGCGACCCAGACCACCCGCCGCGGCGCGCCGGCGACGGACGCCACCCTCAAGCGTTTCCTGGTCGGTCCGGTTGGCTGCGAGATCACCGGCGTCGACAGCACGCCGGATGGACGCGCGCTGTTCGTCGGGATCCAGCATCCCGGTGAAGATGGCACCGCCGCCGCCCCGGACAGCAGCTGGCCTGCGACGCAGGCGACCGGCACCGCCCCCGCCGGAACGCGCCCGCGTTCCTCGGTGGTCGTCATCACCAAGAATGATGGCGGCGTCGTCGGCCTCTGA
- a CDS encoding TetR/AcrR family transcriptional regulator, whose product MASAAEEPRRAGRPRDPAKYAAIIEAARTAFFTRGFHAATIEDIAQAAEVSKVTVYSRFGDKETLFEEVMRAESARMAAVFDEEIAGQRNLEEQLNAYGVGLLNFMFSKDHVAVDRVLMHEIAQIPDLARRFYEAGPALCFGRLAEVLSEAAARGEVEVDDPYLAAQDLCGLWKGVSDLGLKLGLDPLPGPEAIRKRVERATRLFLKMIGSKA is encoded by the coding sequence TTGGCCAGTGCGGCCGAGGAACCGCGTCGCGCGGGTCGGCCGCGCGACCCCGCCAAATATGCCGCGATCATCGAGGCCGCGCGTACGGCGTTCTTCACGCGCGGCTTCCACGCCGCGACGATTGAGGACATCGCGCAGGCGGCGGAGGTGTCGAAGGTGACCGTCTATAGCCGGTTCGGCGACAAGGAGACGCTGTTCGAGGAGGTCATGCGCGCGGAGAGTGCGCGAATGGCGGCGGTGTTCGACGAAGAGATCGCCGGGCAGCGCAATCTTGAGGAACAGCTCAACGCCTATGGCGTCGGGCTGCTGAATTTCATGTTCAGCAAGGACCATGTCGCGGTCGACCGGGTGCTGATGCACGAAATCGCGCAGATCCCCGATCTGGCGCGCCGCTTTTACGAGGCGGGACCTGCCTTGTGCTTCGGGCGGCTGGCCGAAGTACTGTCCGAGGCGGCGGCGCGGGGCGAGGTCGAGGTGGACGATCCCTATCTGGCCGCACAGGACCTGTGCGGGCTGTGGAAGGGGGTGTCGGACCTTGGGCTCAAATTGGGCCTCGATCCGCTTCCTGGACCGGAGGCGATCCGCAAGCGAGTCGAGCGGGCGACGCGACTGTTTCTCAAAATGATTGGATCGAAGGCGTGA
- a CDS encoding amidohydrolase family protein → MKKLLMAAAAFGTALPAAAQTVAVTNAKLVIGDGSAPVEGGTVLVRDGRVVAAGPGVTVPAGVPVIDAEGRWVTPGIFAGFTRLGIVEVDGVSETDDSAASSSPFNAALDISPAVNPKTSAITLNRAEGVTRAVVAPEARGSIFAGQGAVIDLGADMDAVSKPRAFQFMEYGETGARRAGGSRPAAIALFRNALFEARDYARNPASFADRGKDALLTRADALALQPVVTGQVPLLVHVERASDILVMLDLKREVPALKLVLVGAEEGWTVARQIAAAKVPVLASALADLPASFEQLAATQSNIGRMQAAGVTVGIGTINDNEARQARLVKQYAGNLVALTKVPGASGLDWGQAFATISSKPAEAMGMGGEFGSLRPGRRGDIVLWDGDPLEIGTAAVRVFIDGVEQPVETRQDLLRKRYFDPKEGALPKAYER, encoded by the coding sequence ATGAAGAAGCTCCTGATGGCAGCAGCGGCGTTCGGCACCGCCCTTCCCGCCGCGGCACAGACGGTCGCGGTCACCAATGCGAAGCTGGTGATCGGCGACGGATCGGCCCCGGTCGAGGGCGGCACGGTGCTCGTTCGCGACGGGCGCGTGGTCGCCGCCGGACCGGGCGTGACGGTTCCGGCCGGGGTGCCGGTGATCGATGCCGAAGGCCGCTGGGTCACGCCGGGCATCTTTGCCGGCTTTACCCGCCTGGGCATCGTCGAGGTCGATGGGGTGAGCGAAACCGACGATAGCGCGGCGAGCAGCTCGCCGTTCAACGCGGCGCTCGACATTTCCCCGGCCGTCAATCCGAAGACGAGCGCGATCACGCTTAACCGCGCCGAGGGGGTAACCCGCGCGGTAGTGGCGCCGGAGGCGCGCGGATCGATCTTTGCCGGGCAGGGCGCGGTGATCGATCTGGGCGCGGACATGGACGCGGTGAGCAAGCCGCGCGCCTTCCAGTTCATGGAATATGGCGAAACCGGCGCGCGGCGCGCGGGCGGCAGTCGTCCGGCGGCCATCGCGCTGTTCCGTAACGCGCTGTTCGAGGCGCGCGACTATGCGCGCAACCCGGCGAGCTTCGCCGATCGCGGCAAGGACGCGCTGCTGACCCGCGCCGACGCGCTGGCGTTGCAGCCGGTGGTGACGGGGCAGGTACCGCTGCTGGTGCATGTCGAGCGCGCGTCGGACATTCTGGTGATGCTCGACCTCAAGCGCGAGGTCCCAGCACTCAAGCTGGTGCTGGTTGGGGCCGAGGAGGGCTGGACCGTCGCGCGCCAGATTGCCGCGGCGAAGGTGCCGGTACTGGCGAGCGCGTTGGCCGATCTGCCCGCCTCGTTCGAGCAGCTGGCGGCCACCCAGTCGAATATCGGGCGGATGCAGGCGGCGGGCGTCACCGTGGGCATCGGCACGATCAACGACAATGAGGCGCGTCAGGCGCGGCTGGTGAAGCAATATGCCGGCAACCTGGTCGCGCTGACCAAGGTGCCCGGCGCGTCGGGCCTCGACTGGGGGCAGGCGTTCGCGACGATCAGCTCGAAGCCTGCCGAGGCGATGGGAATGGGCGGCGAGTTCGGGTCGCTGCGGCCCGGACGGCGCGGCGACATCGTGCTGTGGGACGGCGATCCGCTGGAAATCGGCACGGCGGCGGTGCGGGTGTTCATCGACGGCGTCGAGCAGCCGGTCGAGACGCGGCAGGATTTGCTGCGCAAACGCTATTTCGATCCGAAGGAAGGCGCCTTGCCCAAGGCGTATGAGCGCTGA
- a CDS encoding amidohydrolase: MIRIIIGAAAAASLAACTANAGDKPRSASAAPAKSGPGVGKGYDRNPYPSTYKAYPGVPTLLTNVTILDGEGGRIERGAVLFRDGKIVEVGPSIDAPEGAVVIDGAGKYVTPGVIDVHSHLGDYPSPGVQAHSDGNEITGPVTPEVWAEHSVWPQDPGFSRALANGGVTTLQILPGSANLFGGRSVTLKNVYARTMQGMKFPGAPYGLKMACGENPKRVYGGRGRMPSTRMGNIALDRGTWAKAVEYKRRWDRYEENGGEAPARDMAMETLRGVLAGEIIVHNHCYRADEMAIVLDMAKEFGYKVGTFHHAVEAYKIADLLKERGTCAAVWADWWGFKMESYDAIEENLAILEREGACGMIHSDDANGIQRLNQEISKVRAAAKRAGFVIPEEIAWKWAAITPAKALGIDAVTGSLKPGKMADVVLWNGNPFSVYTRPEKVWIDGALLYDMHNPKLRPVSDFELGQPGSGDVK; encoded by the coding sequence TTGATCCGGATCATCATCGGCGCGGCAGCGGCGGCCAGTCTGGCGGCATGTACCGCCAATGCAGGGGACAAGCCCAGATCGGCATCTGCCGCTCCGGCGAAAAGCGGCCCGGGCGTGGGCAAGGGATATGACCGCAATCCCTATCCTTCGACTTACAAAGCCTATCCAGGCGTGCCGACGCTGTTGACCAATGTGACGATCCTGGACGGTGAAGGCGGACGGATCGAGCGCGGCGCGGTGCTGTTCCGCGACGGCAAGATCGTCGAGGTGGGGCCGAGCATCGATGCGCCTGAAGGTGCGGTGGTGATCGACGGGGCGGGCAAATATGTGACGCCTGGCGTGATCGACGTCCACAGCCATCTGGGAGACTATCCCAGCCCCGGGGTGCAGGCGCATTCGGACGGCAACGAGATTACCGGGCCGGTCACGCCCGAAGTGTGGGCGGAGCATAGCGTCTGGCCGCAGGACCCGGGGTTCAGCCGCGCGCTGGCCAATGGCGGTGTCACGACGCTCCAGATCCTGCCCGGCTCGGCAAACCTGTTCGGCGGACGCAGCGTGACGCTGAAAAATGTCTATGCGCGCACCATGCAGGGAATGAAGTTCCCCGGCGCGCCCTATGGCCTCAAAATGGCGTGCGGTGAGAACCCGAAGCGCGTCTATGGCGGCCGGGGGCGGATGCCGTCGACCCGCATGGGCAATATCGCGCTTGATCGCGGCACTTGGGCCAAAGCGGTCGAATATAAGCGCCGCTGGGACCGCTATGAGGAAAATGGCGGCGAGGCGCCCGCGCGCGACATGGCGATGGAGACGCTGCGCGGCGTTCTGGCGGGCGAGATCATCGTCCACAACCATTGCTATCGCGCCGACGAGATGGCCATCGTCCTCGATATGGCCAAGGAGTTCGGGTACAAGGTGGGGACGTTCCACCATGCGGTGGAAGCGTACAAGATTGCCGATCTATTGAAGGAACGCGGCACCTGCGCTGCGGTCTGGGCGGACTGGTGGGGCTTCAAGATGGAATCCTACGACGCGATCGAGGAGAATCTGGCGATCCTGGAGCGCGAGGGCGCGTGCGGGATGATTCATTCGGACGACGCCAACGGCATCCAGCGGCTCAATCAGGAAATTTCGAAGGTGCGCGCCGCGGCGAAGCGCGCGGGCTTCGTCATCCCCGAGGAAATTGCGTGGAAATGGGCGGCGATCACCCCGGCAAAGGCGCTGGGCATCGACGCGGTCACCGGCAGCCTGAAGCCGGGCAAGATGGCGGACGTGGTGCTGTGGAACGGCAATCCGTTCAGCGTCTACACCCGGCCCGAGAAAGTGTGGATCGACGGCGCCTTGCTGTACGACATGCATAATCCCAAATTGCGGCCGGTGTCCGATTTCGAGCTTGGCCAGCCCGGATCGGGAGACGTGAAATGA
- a CDS encoding DUF4350 domain-containing protein translates to MTATSANPFRTRTVLILIAAGVIFALGFLLVSAYGDRVDRQRSNIPSPTSRFATGYYGLTRLIELSGGSVTLSADAMNRPARGILILTPHRATTREQMAAALEDAASETAPVLIVLPKWISFPQPQRPTREQRTAYLPTERIEEILAPLAAARVAREKPGKLDVTTSLPIPDFKPVDAIQTITGAKIYPLIKSAGGATVLGEVPGTHTYILSDPDLLNNRGLAQRANARAAIAMLAALDPDAPGTVIFDTMLPFGAGDRNVTQLMFEPPFAGVSVALAIAALLAGFATLMRFGPVRREPRGIPLGKAALIENIVSLARRAKRTREGGGAYADAIRDWAARRLALPRTLKGEALDTHLDALKTTTPYAEWATRVRTATSEADLLHAAQKLDDWRKEVKA, encoded by the coding sequence ATGACCGCAACCTCCGCCAACCCGTTCCGCACCCGCACGGTGCTGATCCTGATCGCCGCGGGCGTGATCTTCGCGCTCGGCTTTCTGCTGGTCAGCGCCTATGGCGATCGCGTCGATCGTCAGCGCAGCAACATCCCCAGCCCCACCTCGCGCTTCGCCACGGGTTATTACGGCCTCACCCGCCTGATCGAGCTTTCCGGCGGCAGCGTCACGCTGTCGGCGGACGCGATGAACCGCCCCGCGCGCGGCATCCTGATCCTGACGCCCCATCGCGCCACCACGCGGGAGCAAATGGCCGCGGCGCTCGAGGATGCTGCGAGCGAAACCGCGCCGGTCCTGATCGTCCTTCCCAAATGGATCTCGTTTCCGCAGCCACAACGCCCCACCCGGGAGCAGCGCACCGCCTATCTGCCCACCGAGCGGATCGAGGAGATTCTCGCGCCGCTCGCCGCCGCACGCGTCGCGCGGGAAAAACCCGGCAAGCTCGACGTCACGACCAGCCTGCCGATACCGGATTTCAAGCCTGTCGACGCGATCCAGACCATCACGGGCGCAAAAATCTATCCACTGATCAAGTCCGCCGGCGGCGCGACGGTGCTGGGCGAGGTGCCGGGCACCCACACCTACATCCTGTCTGACCCCGATCTGCTCAACAATCGCGGTCTCGCGCAACGCGCCAATGCCCGTGCGGCAATCGCGATGCTCGCCGCGCTCGACCCCGATGCGCCCGGGACGGTGATCTTCGACACGATGCTCCCCTTTGGGGCCGGCGACCGCAACGTCACGCAGCTGATGTTCGAACCGCCCTTTGCCGGGGTCAGCGTCGCGCTCGCCATCGCCGCGCTGCTGGCCGGGTTCGCGACGCTGATGCGCTTCGGCCCCGTCCGGCGCGAGCCGCGCGGCATCCCGCTGGGCAAGGCGGCGCTGATCGAGAATATCGTCAGCCTCGCCCGCCGTGCCAAAAGGACCCGCGAGGGCGGCGGCGCCTATGCCGATGCGATCCGCGACTGGGCCGCGCGCCGCCTGGCGCTGCCCCGCACCTTGAAGGGCGAAGCGCTCGACACGCATCTCGACGCGCTGAAAACCACGACACCCTATGCCGAATGGGCGACGCGCGTCCGCACCGCGACCAGCGAGGCGGACCTGCTCCACGCGGCACAGAAACTCGACGATTGGCGAAAGGAAGTGAAGGCATGA
- a CDS encoding AAA family ATPase, with product MTLDDVRNLGAAIDAQVAKAVVGQGAATRLLTIALLSGGHVLLEGAPGTAKTLLAQSFARTLGLDFGRIQFTPDLMPGDIVGASLFNFQSSSFELRRGPVFTELLLADEINRTPPKTQAALLEAMQERAVTIDGSTEKLSDRFTVVATQNPIEQQGVYPLPEAQLDRFLFKLAIEYPDAEAERAIVAQYGSRTGSPRPEDSGVEQVATPDAVKGASDTVLEVRLADEIIAYVVDLIRATRDHPDLSHGASPRAASALAAAARAAAALEGRDYVIPDDVKLLAQPLLRHRVVLSPAAEIDGRRTDDIVSQIIDRVEAPR from the coding sequence ATGACACTCGACGACGTCCGCAACCTCGGTGCGGCGATCGATGCGCAGGTGGCGAAAGCCGTTGTCGGCCAGGGCGCCGCGACCCGGCTGCTCACCATCGCGCTTCTCTCGGGCGGCCATGTCCTGCTCGAAGGTGCGCCAGGTACCGCCAAGACCCTGCTCGCGCAAAGCTTCGCGCGCACCCTAGGCCTCGATTTCGGACGCATCCAGTTCACCCCGGACCTGATGCCCGGCGACATCGTCGGCGCCAGCCTGTTCAACTTCCAGAGTTCGAGCTTCGAGCTGCGCCGCGGGCCGGTCTTCACCGAATTGCTGCTCGCGGACGAGATCAACCGCACCCCGCCCAAGACCCAGGCCGCGTTGCTCGAGGCGATGCAGGAGCGCGCAGTGACGATCGACGGCTCGACCGAGAAGCTCTCCGATCGCTTCACCGTCGTCGCGACGCAGAACCCGATCGAACAACAGGGCGTCTATCCCCTGCCCGAGGCGCAGCTCGACCGCTTCCTGTTCAAGCTCGCGATCGAATATCCCGATGCCGAGGCGGAACGTGCGATCGTCGCGCAATATGGCAGCCGCACCGGCTCCCCCCGGCCCGAGGATAGCGGCGTCGAACAGGTCGCGACCCCCGATGCGGTCAAGGGAGCGAGCGACACGGTGCTAGAAGTCCGGCTGGCGGACGAGATCATCGCCTATGTCGTCGATCTGATCCGCGCGACCCGCGATCATCCCGATCTGTCGCACGGTGCCTCGCCCCGCGCCGCCTCCGCGCTTGCCGCCGCCGCCCGTGCCGCCGCCGCGCTCGAGGGACGCGACTATGTCATCCCCGACGACGTCAAATTGCTCGCCCAGCCGCTGCTGCGCCACCGCGTCGTCCTGTCCCCCGCGGCCGAGATCGACGGCCGCCGCACCGACGACATCGTCAGCCAGATCATCGACCGGGTCGAGGCACCGCGTTGA
- a CDS encoding DUF58 domain-containing protein, with product MPTQRAVALALAAAPLALLLGALRPEGWLLGVAWALGIAVLVLLDGLLARRIVRADLALAAPATAEVGDRVTLTGATPGLAYAVEATPPLDPADAPLAFTAARRGTARIVRLWARVAGPLGLAWRQRSAAQDGEVRILPDLRPVREQGMRQFLRSRQFGARIRPESGDGTEFQSLTDFQPGMERRAIDWKSSARHLSLLAREYRTERDNSVVFAVDCGRAMSDPVDGLPRIDRAVSAALLAAFVALKSGDTVRLFGFAGRPVADSGSVNGARGFATLHRTAAELDYGNRESNYTLSLVSLDQRLQRRSLVILFTEFTDPTSAELMLAAAARMHKRHRLLFVLFHDVELDRVVDARPQSADDIVRANVAHALLRERRIVIERLKRLGIDVLEANPDDLALALAERYVRDRERP from the coding sequence GTGCCGACCCAGCGTGCGGTCGCGCTCGCGCTTGCGGCGGCGCCGCTGGCGTTGCTGCTCGGCGCGCTGCGTCCCGAAGGCTGGCTGCTGGGGGTGGCCTGGGCGCTCGGGATCGCGGTGCTGGTCCTGCTCGACGGGTTGCTCGCCCGCCGCATCGTGCGCGCCGATCTTGCGCTTGCTGCACCCGCCACCGCCGAAGTCGGCGACCGGGTAACGCTGACCGGCGCCACCCCGGGCCTCGCCTATGCGGTCGAAGCCACACCGCCGCTCGATCCAGCCGACGCGCCCCTCGCCTTCACCGCCGCCCGGCGCGGCACCGCGCGCATCGTGCGGCTCTGGGCGCGTGTCGCCGGGCCGCTCGGCCTCGCCTGGCGCCAGCGCAGCGCCGCGCAGGATGGCGAAGTCCGCATTCTCCCCGATCTGCGCCCCGTACGCGAACAGGGGATGCGGCAGTTTCTGCGCAGCCGTCAGTTCGGCGCGCGCATCCGTCCCGAAAGCGGCGACGGCACCGAATTTCAGTCGCTCACCGATTTCCAGCCGGGCATGGAACGTCGCGCAATCGACTGGAAGTCCTCCGCCCGCCATCTCTCGCTCCTGGCCCGCGAATATCGCACCGAGCGGGACAACAGCGTGGTCTTCGCGGTCGATTGCGGACGCGCGATGAGCGATCCGGTCGACGGACTCCCGCGCATCGACCGCGCCGTCTCGGCCGCCTTGCTCGCCGCCTTTGTCGCCCTCAAGTCCGGCGACACGGTCCGCCTGTTCGGCTTTGCCGGCCGCCCGGTCGCCGATTCGGGCAGCGTCAACGGCGCGCGTGGCTTTGCGACGCTACACCGCACCGCTGCCGAACTCGATTACGGAAATCGGGAAAGCAACTACACCCTGTCGCTCGTCAGCCTCGACCAGCGGCTGCAACGGCGCAGCCTGGTCATTCTGTTCACCGAGTTCACCGATCCGACCAGCGCCGAACTGATGCTCGCCGCCGCCGCGCGGATGCACAAGCGCCACCGGCTGCTGTTCGTGCTGTTCCACGATGTCGAACTCGACCGCGTCGTCGATGCGCGCCCGCAAAGCGCGGACGATATCGTCCGCGCCAATGTCGCCCATGCGCTGCTGCGTGAACGGAGGATCGTCATCGAACGCCTCAAACGCCTCGGAATCGACGTGCTGGAGGCGAATCCCGACGATCTCGCTCTGGCCCTCGCCGAGCGCTATGTCCGGGACCGCGAGCGCCCATGA
- a CDS encoding stage II sporulation protein M, whose product MTASNPVFGVSQFRSEREADWKRLEALLDLVEKKSPRRLTNDDLVELPRLYRSTLSALSIARDTSLDGSMIAYLESLSTRAYFILYGCRDSFWRQIGDFFAQGWPAAVRGLFAETLLIAALFLGSALAGYLLVLSDPAWFGAIVPSELASGRDMNASIETLRESIYGKPERGGLEVFATMLFTHNSQISIMAFALGFAFGIPTVLLIASNGILIGAFYAAFVPKGLGVGFTGWLMIHGSTELFAIVLAGAAGLHIGRAVAFPGPRSRLAAAGEAGRRGALVMIGVVIMLLAAGLLEGFARQLITADAARFAIAASMFALWVGYFALAGRRRNG is encoded by the coding sequence ATGACCGCCTCCAACCCCGTCTTTGGCGTCAGCCAGTTCCGCAGCGAGCGCGAAGCCGATTGGAAGCGGCTCGAAGCGCTGCTCGATCTTGTCGAGAAAAAATCGCCCCGCCGCCTGACCAATGACGATCTGGTCGAACTCCCGCGACTCTACCGCTCGACCCTCTCGGCGCTGTCGATTGCCCGCGACACCTCGCTCGACGGGTCGATGATCGCCTATCTGGAGAGCCTGTCCACACGGGCCTATTTCATCCTCTATGGCTGCCGCGACTCCTTCTGGCGCCAGATCGGCGACTTCTTCGCCCAGGGCTGGCCCGCCGCGGTGCGCGGTCTTTTTGCCGAGACGCTGCTGATCGCCGCGCTGTTTCTCGGCAGCGCGCTGGCGGGATATCTGCTCGTCCTGTCCGATCCCGCCTGGTTCGGCGCGATCGTACCGTCCGAACTCGCCAGCGGCCGCGACATGAACGCCAGCATCGAGACGCTGCGCGAATCGATCTACGGCAAGCCCGAACGCGGCGGACTCGAAGTCTTCGCGACGATGCTGTTCACGCATAACAGCCAGATCTCGATCATGGCCTTCGCGCTCGGCTTCGCCTTCGGCATCCCCACCGTCCTGCTGATCGCCAGCAACGGCATCCTGATCGGCGCCTTCTATGCCGCGTTCGTGCCCAAAGGGCTGGGGGTCGGCTTTACCGGCTGGCTGATGATTCACGGCTCGACCGAACTGTTCGCGATCGTCCTGGCGGGCGCCGCGGGCCTGCATATCGGCCGCGCCGTCGCCTTTCCTGGCCCCCGCAGCCGGCTTGCCGCCGCCGGAGAGGCAGGGCGGCGCGGCGCGCTGGTGATGATCGGCGTGGTGATTATGCTACTCGCCGCAGGACTGTTGGAGGGGTTCGCGCGCCAGCTCATCACCGCCGATGCCGCACGTTTTGCCATCGCCGCGTCGATGTTCGCCCTGTGGGTCGGCTATTTTGCGCTCGCCGGGCGCCGTCGCAATGGCTGA